The following are encoded in a window of Kaistia algarum genomic DNA:
- a CDS encoding phage major capsid protein, with protein sequence MKPGETKAAEGGDVSAAFDDFLSAFEAFKATNDDRLAEIEQKLSADPLTVEKLDRINRSLDELTLKSRRPPLSGERNADRRPSEHKAAFEAYVRGGDEDGLRRLEAKALSAGSNADGGYTVPLETETEIGKRLANISPIRAIADVRQVSSGTYRRPFMTAGPATGWAAETDARSQTTSPTIAALDFPAMELYAMPAATAALLDDSAVNIDEWLAAEVEGAFAAQEGTAFVSGDGTNKPKGFLAYTTAAEGSWSWGKIGYVATGVSAALPASNPSDVLIDLIYTLKAGYRANARFVLNRRTQAAIRKLKDAEGNYLWQPAAVAGGEASLLGFPVTEAEDMPDIGANALSLAFGDFKRGYLVVDRLGVSVLRDPYSAKPYVLFYTVKRVGGGVQDFDAIKLLKFGTS encoded by the coding sequence ATGAAGCCGGGCGAGACGAAAGCGGCGGAAGGCGGTGATGTGTCGGCCGCCTTTGACGATTTCCTCTCCGCCTTCGAGGCGTTTAAGGCGACCAATGACGATCGCCTCGCCGAGATCGAGCAGAAGCTTTCCGCCGATCCGCTCACCGTCGAAAAGCTTGACCGCATCAACCGGTCGCTCGACGAGCTGACGCTGAAGAGCCGCCGCCCGCCGCTTTCGGGCGAGCGCAACGCCGATCGCCGGCCGAGCGAGCACAAGGCGGCCTTCGAGGCCTATGTGCGCGGCGGCGACGAGGATGGCCTCCGCCGTCTGGAGGCCAAGGCGCTGTCCGCCGGCTCCAATGCCGATGGCGGCTATACGGTGCCGCTCGAGACGGAGACCGAGATCGGCAAGCGCCTCGCCAATATCTCGCCGATCCGCGCCATCGCCGATGTGCGCCAGGTCTCGTCCGGCACCTATCGCCGGCCGTTCATGACGGCGGGTCCGGCGACCGGCTGGGCGGCCGAGACCGACGCCCGCAGCCAGACGACCTCGCCGACCATCGCGGCGCTCGATTTTCCCGCGATGGAACTCTACGCCATGCCGGCGGCCACCGCCGCGTTGCTGGACGACAGCGCCGTCAATATCGACGAATGGCTGGCGGCCGAGGTCGAGGGCGCCTTCGCCGCGCAGGAGGGCACGGCCTTCGTCTCCGGCGACGGCACCAACAAGCCGAAGGGCTTCCTCGCCTATACGACGGCGGCGGAGGGCTCCTGGAGCTGGGGCAAGATCGGCTATGTCGCGACCGGCGTCTCCGCCGCGCTGCCGGCCTCCAATCCCTCCGACGTGCTGATCGACCTGATCTACACGCTGAAGGCCGGCTATCGCGCCAATGCCCGCTTCGTCCTCAATCGCCGCACCCAGGCCGCGATCCGCAAGCTGAAGGATGCCGAGGGCAATTATCTCTGGCAGCCGGCGGCTGTGGCGGGCGGCGAAGCCTCGTTGCTCGGCTTCCCGGTCACCGAGGCCGAGGACATGCCCGACATCGGCGCCAATGCGCTGTCGCTGGCCTTCGGCGATTTCAAGCGCGGCTATCTCGTCGTCGACCGCCTCGGCGTCTCGGTGCTGCGCGATCCCTATTCCGCCAAGCCCTACGTGCTCTTCTACACGGTGAAGCGCGTCGGTGGCGGCGTGCAGGATTTCGACGCGATCAAGCTGCTGAAGTTCGGCACCAGCTAG
- a CDS encoding HK97 family phage prohead protease, with protein MPPLISQPSLETKFAAADLSGIDGEGSFSGYASLFGTADLSGDIVMPGAFRASLAARRPAGIRMLYQHDPAEPIGVWLDIREDQRGLFVRGRLALDVARGREVASLMRAGALDGLSIGFKTVKAKAERASGLRRLTEIDLWEISVVTFPMQPEARVSSVKSRAATPSLAAQMRRAARRMSGPSTRTQNPRTAK; from the coding sequence ATGCCCCCATTGATCTCCCAGCCCTCGCTCGAAACGAAATTCGCCGCCGCCGATCTTTCCGGCATCGATGGCGAGGGCTCGTTTTCCGGCTATGCCAGCCTGTTCGGCACGGCCGATCTTTCCGGCGATATCGTCATGCCCGGCGCCTTTCGCGCCTCGCTGGCGGCGCGGCGTCCCGCCGGCATCCGCATGCTCTACCAGCATGACCCGGCCGAGCCGATCGGCGTCTGGCTCGATATCCGCGAGGACCAGCGCGGGCTCTTCGTGCGTGGCCGGCTGGCGCTCGATGTCGCCCGCGGCCGCGAGGTCGCGAGCCTGATGCGGGCCGGCGCGCTCGACGGGCTCTCGATCGGCTTCAAGACGGTGAAGGCCAAGGCCGAGCGCGCCAGCGGCCTCCGCCGCCTGACCGAGATCGACCTCTGGGAAATCTCGGTCGTCACCTTCCCCATGCAGCCCGAGGCGCGCGTCTCAAGCGTTAAATCGCGCGCTGCCACCCCCTCGCTCGCCGCGCAGATGCGCCGCGCCGCCCGCCGCATGAGCGGCCCTTCCACCCGCACTCAAAACCCGAGGACAGCGAAATGA
- a CDS encoding phage portal protein, with translation MKPNLLSRLLGRRIAVPEAKASRTGPLLALQGQGRPQWTPRDLAALAREGYMKNAVVYRAVTMIAEAAASVPILAYQGEAEVPDHPLLALLARPNRRQGGAEFLETLYANLLVAGNAYAELVRLGADPAELHALRPDRVRVVPGAEGWPEAYEYVVGGRKIRFADPGDGEIAPILHLRLFHPLDDHYGFSPLEAAAVALDIHNAAGAWNKALLDNSARPSGALVYRGEGGANLSQDQFERLKRELEANYTGALSAGRPLLLEGGLDWTSMALTPRDMDFMEAKNGAAREIAFAFGVPPMLIGIPGDNTYANYAEANRAFWRQTVLPLVGRTASAFAGWLGPAYAGAVRLGFDADAVEALSIEREALWRRVGAADFLSRDEKRQAVGYGAEGEGEWPG, from the coding sequence ATGAAACCGAACCTCCTCTCCCGCCTCCTCGGGCGGCGTATCGCCGTGCCCGAGGCGAAGGCGTCTCGGACCGGGCCGCTCCTGGCGCTGCAGGGGCAGGGGCGTCCGCAATGGACGCCGCGTGATCTCGCGGCACTGGCCCGCGAGGGCTACATGAAGAACGCCGTCGTCTATCGCGCGGTGACGATGATCGCGGAAGCCGCCGCCAGTGTGCCGATCCTGGCCTATCAGGGCGAGGCCGAGGTGCCGGATCATCCGCTGCTGGCGCTGCTGGCCCGGCCGAACCGCCGTCAGGGCGGGGCGGAATTCCTCGAAACGCTGTATGCGAACCTCCTCGTCGCCGGCAACGCCTATGCCGAGTTGGTCCGCCTTGGCGCTGATCCCGCGGAATTGCATGCGCTCCGGCCCGACCGGGTGCGCGTCGTGCCGGGGGCGGAGGGCTGGCCCGAGGCGTATGAATATGTGGTCGGCGGCCGGAAGATCCGTTTCGCCGATCCCGGCGACGGCGAGATCGCGCCGATCCTGCATCTGCGGCTCTTCCATCCGCTGGACGATCATTACGGCTTCTCGCCGCTGGAAGCGGCGGCGGTGGCTCTCGACATCCACAATGCCGCCGGCGCCTGGAACAAGGCGCTGCTCGACAATTCCGCCCGTCCCTCCGGCGCGCTGGTCTATCGCGGCGAGGGCGGCGCCAACCTGTCGCAGGACCAGTTCGAGCGGCTGAAGCGCGAACTGGAGGCGAATTACACCGGCGCGCTTTCGGCCGGAAGGCCATTGCTGCTCGAAGGCGGGCTCGACTGGACGTCGATGGCGCTCACCCCGCGCGACATGGATTTCATGGAGGCAAAGAACGGTGCGGCGCGCGAGATCGCCTTCGCCTTCGGCGTGCCGCCCATGCTGATCGGCATTCCCGGCGACAATACCTATGCGAATTATGCCGAGGCCAACCGCGCCTTCTGGCGCCAGACCGTGCTGCCGCTCGTCGGCCGCACGGCATCGGCGTTCGCCGGCTGGCTGGGGCCGGCCTATGCCGGCGCCGTCCGCCTCGGTTTCGACGCCGATGCGGTCGAGGCGCTGTCGATCGAACGTGAGGCGCTCTGGCGCCGCGTCGGCGCCGCCGATTTCCTCTCCCGAGATGAAAAGCGCCAGGCCGTCGGCTATGGCGCCGAAGGGGAGGGGGAATGGCCGGGTTGA
- a CDS encoding DNA-packaging protein, which yields MARLTPAEIDAFSKDWDFWARDDQLPPEGDWLTWLMIGGRGAGKTRAGAEWVRGMATGRSGYASAPAGRIALVGETLADVRDVMIEGVSGLLAVHRRDERPLWQPSRRRLEWPNGAYALCFSSEDPESLRGPQFEAAWADELGKWRHGEATWDMLQFGLRLGDLPRQLVTTTPRTTKLMKRLLAAERTVVTRAGTAANLGNLAPGFLERVLGRYKGTRLGRQEIDGELIEDRADALWNRDAIEALRIDKAPELVRIAVAVDPPASRRRGADACGIVACGLAEDGTGYVLADRSLAEVKPASWAAAAVGLYHALDADMLVAEVNQGGDMVASVINEIDPGVPVTSVRATRGKYLRAEPVAALYAQGRVRHAGTFPQLEDELADFGPEGLSNGRSPDRLDALAWALTALMLKTGGEPRVRVV from the coding sequence ATCGCGCGGCTGACGCCGGCTGAGATCGATGCATTTTCGAAGGACTGGGATTTCTGGGCCCGCGACGACCAGCTGCCGCCGGAAGGCGACTGGCTCACCTGGCTGATGATCGGCGGGCGCGGCGCCGGCAAGACGCGGGCCGGCGCCGAATGGGTGCGCGGCATGGCCACGGGGAGATCCGGCTATGCTTCCGCCCCGGCTGGACGGATCGCGCTGGTCGGCGAGACTTTGGCCGATGTGCGCGACGTGATGATCGAGGGCGTTTCGGGCCTGCTCGCCGTGCATCGGCGCGACGAGCGGCCTTTGTGGCAGCCCTCGCGGCGTCGGCTCGAATGGCCGAACGGCGCCTATGCGCTCTGTTTCTCGTCGGAGGACCCGGAAAGCCTGCGCGGGCCGCAATTCGAGGCCGCCTGGGCCGACGAGCTCGGTAAATGGCGTCATGGCGAGGCGACGTGGGACATGCTGCAATTCGGCCTCCGCCTCGGCGATCTGCCGCGCCAATTGGTGACCACGACGCCGCGCACGACGAAATTGATGAAGCGGCTGCTGGCCGCCGAGCGGACGGTGGTGACGCGCGCCGGGACGGCGGCCAATCTCGGCAATCTGGCGCCGGGCTTCCTGGAGCGCGTGCTCGGTCGTTACAAGGGCACGCGGCTGGGACGGCAGGAGATCGACGGCGAACTGATCGAGGATCGCGCCGACGCGCTGTGGAACCGCGACGCGATCGAGGCGCTACGGATCGACAAGGCGCCGGAATTGGTGCGCATCGCGGTGGCGGTCGACCCGCCGGCTTCGCGGCGGCGCGGCGCGGATGCCTGCGGCATCGTCGCCTGCGGCCTCGCCGAAGATGGCACCGGCTATGTGCTGGCGGATCGCTCGCTCGCCGAGGTCAAGCCGGCGAGCTGGGCGGCGGCGGCGGTCGGGCTCTATCATGCGCTCGACGCCGACATGCTGGTCGCCGAGGTCAACCAGGGCGGCGACATGGTGGCGAGCGTCATCAACGAGATCGATCCGGGCGTGCCGGTGACGAGCGTGCGGGCGACGCGCGGCAAATATCTGCGCGCCGAACCGGTCGCCGCGCTCTATGCGCAAGGCCGCGTCCGCCATGCGGGGACGTTCCCGCAGCTCGAAGACGAACTGGCCGATTTCGGCCCGGAAGGCCTCAGTAACGGCCGCTCGCCGGATAGGCTCGACGCGCTGGCCTGGGCGCTGACGGCGCTGATGCTGAAGACGGGCGGCGAGCCACGGGTGCGGGTGGTGTGA
- a CDS encoding HigA family addiction module antitoxin: MLSILPPVHPGEILREEYLSPYGMSAGALARKIGVPRTRIERLAAEQTSVTPDTALRLAKALGTTPQLWMNLQTSYDLKIEAERLGQEIAAIEPVAA, translated from the coding sequence ATGTTGTCTATTTTGCCCCCGGTCCATCCCGGAGAAATCCTGCGGGAGGAATATCTGTCGCCCTATGGCATGAGCGCTGGAGCCCTTGCCCGCAAGATCGGCGTCCCGCGCACCCGGATCGAGCGCCTCGCGGCCGAACAGACTTCCGTTACCCCGGACACGGCGCTGCGCCTCGCCAAGGCCTTGGGCACAACGCCGCAGCTCTGGATGAACCTGCAGACCAGCTATGATCTCAAGATTGAGGCCGAACGACTGGGGCAAGAGATTGCCGCGATCGAGCCGGTGGCGGCTTAG
- a CDS encoding type II toxin-antitoxin system RelE/ParE family toxin — protein MIRSYRDKLTESVASGRAAKGFPADLVRSAVRRLTLLDNAAALSDLRSPPGNRLEALAGDRKGQFSIRINDQYRICFEWTDAGPVNVEIADYHP, from the coding sequence ATGATCCGTTCTTATCGCGACAAGCTGACGGAGAGCGTCGCGAGCGGACGGGCCGCGAAGGGCTTTCCGGCTGACCTGGTGCGAAGCGCAGTTCGCAGGCTGACTTTGCTCGACAACGCGGCCGCGCTTTCGGATTTGCGATCGCCACCGGGGAACCGTCTTGAGGCATTGGCGGGCGATCGGAAGGGGCAGTTTTCGATCCGGATCAACGACCAGTATCGGATCTGCTTCGAGTGGACTGACGCAGGCCCGGTGAACGTCGAGATCGCCGACTACCATCCATGA